A section of the Lathamus discolor isolate bLatDis1 chromosome 6, bLatDis1.hap1, whole genome shotgun sequence genome encodes:
- the ZFAND2A gene encoding AN1-type zinc finger protein 2A isoform X1 encodes MEFPGLGEHCSERTCKQLDFLPLKCDACGEVFCKDHIRYDDHQCSSAYKKNVQVPVCPLCNAPIPVQKGEIPDIVVGAHMDKDCKYNPAQQKQKIFTNKCLKPGCKRKEMMKVVCEQCGGNFCIKHRHPLDHDCKGSSHPISKAGYAALMRASQAAFKSIGAIGVPSDGSLQHNRCR; translated from the exons ATGGAGTTCCCGGGGCTGGGTGAGCACTGCTCGGAACGCACCTGCAAGCAGCTGG ACTTCCTTCCTCTGAAATGCGATGCATGTGGGGAGGTCTTCTGTAAAGACCACATCCGTTATGATGACCACCAGTGTAGCTCTGCCTACAAGAAA AATGTGCAGGTTCCAGTGTGTCCACTCTGTAATGCACCCATTCCTGTACAGAAGGGGGAGATACCGGATATTGTGGTTGGAGCCCACATGGATAAGGACTGCAAATACAACccagcacagcaaaagcagaag ATCTTCACAAACAAGTGCTTAAAGCCAGgctgcaaaaggaaagagatgaTGAAGGTTGTTTGTGAGCAGTGCGGTGGCAACTTCTGCATAAAACATCGCCATCCTCTGGATCATGACTGCAAAGGGAGCAGCCACCCCATCTCCAAGGCAGG ATATGCTGCTCTGATGAGAGCTTCTCAAGCTGCTTTCAAGTCAATAGGAGCAATTGGAGTGCCATCTGATGGGAGTCTGCAGCACAACAG ATGCAGATAG
- the ZFAND2A gene encoding AN1-type zinc finger protein 2A isoform X2: MEFPGLGEHCSERTCKQLDFLPLKCDACGEVFCKDHIRYDDHQCSSAYKKNVQVPVCPLCNAPIPVQKGEIPDIVVGAHMDKDCKYNPAQQKQKIFTNKCLKPGCKRKEMMKVVCEQCGGNFCIKHRHPLDHDCKGSSHPISKAGQMYLRCSVQ; encoded by the exons ATGGAGTTCCCGGGGCTGGGTGAGCACTGCTCGGAACGCACCTGCAAGCAGCTGG ACTTCCTTCCTCTGAAATGCGATGCATGTGGGGAGGTCTTCTGTAAAGACCACATCCGTTATGATGACCACCAGTGTAGCTCTGCCTACAAGAAA AATGTGCAGGTTCCAGTGTGTCCACTCTGTAATGCACCCATTCCTGTACAGAAGGGGGAGATACCGGATATTGTGGTTGGAGCCCACATGGATAAGGACTGCAAATACAACccagcacagcaaaagcagaag ATCTTCACAAACAAGTGCTTAAAGCCAGgctgcaaaaggaaagagatgaTGAAGGTTGTTTGTGAGCAGTGCGGTGGCAACTTCTGCATAAAACATCGCCATCCTCTGGATCATGACTGCAAAGGGAGCAGCCACCCCATCTCCAAGGCAGG gCAGATGTACCTTCGTTGTTCTGTGCAATAG
- the ZFAND2A gene encoding AN1-type zinc finger protein 2A isoform X3 — MEFPGLGEHCSERTCKQLDFLPLKCDACGEVFCKDHIRYDDHQCSSAYKKNVQVPVCPLCNAPIPVQKGEIPDIVVGAHMDKDCKYNPAQQKQKIFTNKCLKPGCKRKEMMKVVCEQCGGNFCIKHRHPLDHDCKGSSHPISKAG, encoded by the exons ATGGAGTTCCCGGGGCTGGGTGAGCACTGCTCGGAACGCACCTGCAAGCAGCTGG ACTTCCTTCCTCTGAAATGCGATGCATGTGGGGAGGTCTTCTGTAAAGACCACATCCGTTATGATGACCACCAGTGTAGCTCTGCCTACAAGAAA AATGTGCAGGTTCCAGTGTGTCCACTCTGTAATGCACCCATTCCTGTACAGAAGGGGGAGATACCGGATATTGTGGTTGGAGCCCACATGGATAAGGACTGCAAATACAACccagcacagcaaaagcagaag ATCTTCACAAACAAGTGCTTAAAGCCAGgctgcaaaaggaaagagatgaTGAAGGTTGTTTGTGAGCAGTGCGGTGGCAACTTCTGCATAAAACATCGCCATCCTCTGGATCATGACTGCAAAGGGAGCAGCCACCCCATCTCCAAGGCAGGGTAA